In a genomic window of Gemmatimonadota bacterium:
- a CDS encoding TRAP transporter large permease subunit: VGGLVTGLFTVIQAAAASVLAALLIGWARRRLNATEFLAALKRTCLQSGALFAISFGAKAFTVLVAGADMSTAMIEWMTASSIDGWMVIAVIVLALLLMGMFLDPAGIILLAVPVTLPVVMGLGYDVVWYAVIFVKVLEIGLITPPLGLNIFALKASLDAAETVPLEDVYKGALAFLAIDLVVLALLLAFPDISLLLPDLLGQ, translated from the coding sequence TCGTGGGTGGCCTGGTCACCGGTCTTTTCACCGTGATACAGGCGGCCGCGGCGAGCGTACTGGCCGCGCTCCTGATCGGCTGGGCAAGGCGGCGGCTGAACGCAACAGAGTTCCTTGCGGCGCTGAAACGTACCTGCCTGCAGTCCGGCGCGCTCTTTGCGATCAGTTTCGGCGCCAAGGCGTTTACGGTGCTGGTGGCGGGCGCGGACATGTCGACCGCAATGATCGAGTGGATGACGGCCTCGTCCATCGACGGATGGATGGTGATTGCCGTCATCGTCCTGGCGTTGCTGCTGATGGGCATGTTTCTCGACCCGGCCGGGATCATCCTGCTGGCGGTGCCCGTGACCCTGCCCGTGGTGATGGGCCTTGGCTACGACGTGGTCTGGTATGCGGTGATCTTTGTCAAGGTGCTGGAGATCGGCCTCATCACGCCACCCCTGGGATTGAACATCTTCGCGCTCAAGGCCTCCCTGGACGCTGCGGAAACGGTGCCCCTGGAGGATGTCTACAAGGGCGCGCTGGCCTTTCTCGCGATTGACCTGGTGGTGCTTGCGCTGCTCCTGGCGTTTCCGGACATTTCGCTGCTCCTTCCGGATCTCCTGGGCCAATAG